The nucleotide sequence CTCGCCGGTGACGTCGCCAAAGGCCTGTGTTTGAGCGCCCGCGAGACCTTTGGCTGAGCCTAGGCAGGGCCTAATAGCCGCCCGTTGACGCTGGGAATACCAGCCAGATGCTTAGGCCAAGGGCGATAACGCCCGTGGCCGCGCCGACCGCAAACACCCTCAAGCTGCGCGCGTTTGACCACAACAGCGCCACCAACGGCGTCAGCGACAACACAACCACTCGCCAGTCTAACTGGACCCAGTGCAAGGCCGACCACAGCACCGCCCACATCACAACCGCCACCGCCAACGGCTGAAAGCGCGCCGTGTTGAGCTGGACCAGCACGACACCGGCCACGCCAAAGCCGGCCGCCGAGGCCAACTGGAACAGCCGGATACTGCTGTCGGTCAACATCGCCAGTGCGACGATGAAAATCGGCGCCAACCACAGCAAACGATGCCATGCAACACCGTCCACAGACGGTCGCCGTGCCGCCACAATCGGCAGTGCCAACGTCAGCGCGGTAACGGCCCAGCCGGCGACGTCGATCTGGCTAATGAATTTGCCCGCGATCAACGCCAACAACGCCGCCGCCGAAACCGTTGCCACCGCGCGTGCCGCCCGCGCATGGGTGACCAGGCTCAACCCAGCAAACACCAACAATGCCACGGGCAAGGCATCGATAATCCCAAGTCCGCCGACCAGGGGCACACGGCCCTCGATTGAATACCACGCCGCCGCAAACGCGACCGGCGCCGCCACCGGCCAGGCCGGCGTATTGCGACCGGCATAGCCCAGCGCCACCGCGATTGCCAACGGCAACAGCAAGGACTGCCACACCAGCTCAATCATTACTGACGCACGCCTTCGATGTAGACGACCACGTCAAACTCGGCCGGGATACCCGGGACGCCGTAGTTCATGCCGTATTCAGTCCGATCCAGCGTTGTGCTGGCGGTCAATCCTTGGCGGTAGTTACCCCAGGGATCGTCGCCCTCGCCTTCGACCACCACGTCAAACGCCACGGTCTTGGTTACGCCCATCATCGTTAAATCGCCACTTAGCACGCCACCCGCCGCATCACCGGCATAGTTGGTCGACACAAAGGTGATCTCGGGGTACTGGCGTGAATCGAAAAAGTCGGGGCCGGCCAGGTGCTCGTCGCGTTTGCCATGATTGGTATCAACCGACGCGGCGTTGACCGTGACGGACAGCTCCACCGTCGAAAAGTCATCCGCATGACGGTAGGTGCCGGCCATTTCGTTGAAGCGACCCGGCAACTTGGCGAACCCCAAGTGGCTAATCAAAAAAGTCGCCACCGAGTGGGTCTCGTCAATTTTATAGTCGCCCGCAAAGGCAGTCGACGAGGCCAACAAGGCCGCGCTAATCAAAGTCATTTTCATGGTTCAGTCCCTAACAGTGAATGAGGGAACTAGTGTCTGCTCTATTTTTAGTGGCGAATACGTCCGATCAGTGCAGTGGATTCGTTCCAATAATTCACCAATCGAACGCAATATCAGCAGGATTAGGGCCGGCACACCGAAAATTCCGCCACGGCATCCCGGTTAATCTCGATGCCGAGGCCAGGACCGGATGGGATCGCGACCACACCCTTGACGTGCTCGATTGGCGTCGTCACCACGGCCTGACGAAAGGGATTTTCGGTCCGGTCGAATTCCAATATTGGCTCGATCGGGTTACGCCGCGGCGGACTGGGCACCATCGCCGCAATGAATTGCAAACTGGCAGCAATCTGAACCGCGGTCCCCCACACGTGTGGTACCAACCGAATACCATGTAGGCCGGCAAAATCCGCGATCCGACGGCACTCGCTAAAGCCACCCGCCCCACACAAATCCGGTTGCAAGATATCGATACAGCGCTGTTCGACCGGGGCTTGCATGCCCCAGCGCCCGTGCCAGGTTTCACCACCGGCGACGGGGATGGGCTGTCCAGCTTTGACTTCAGCATAGGCCGCCAATAATTCAGGCAGGACGGGCTCTTCAAACCAGTCAATCCGATGGGGCGCGGCGCGACGGCCGACCTCAATCGCCTCGATCACATCGTAGCCATGATTGCCGTCAATCATCAGCCGCATGTCCGGCCCGATGACGTCACGCACGGTGCGGATAATTTCTAGGTCCTGCTCGACGTCAAAGCCAATTTTAATTTTGACCGCATGGAAGCCTTGGTCGCGATAGCCGGCCACTTCCGCTGCGATGTCCGCGACCGGATCGACGCCGTCTTTGCGGAACGAGCCGGTTGCATAGGCCTTGACGGACTCACGAAACCGCCCGCCCAGCAAGGTCGATACCGGCACGTCGAAAAACTTGCCCTTGATGTCCCACAACGCGACGTCGATACCGGACAGTGCGGTCACGCTGATGCCGCGCTGGCCCTGGTCACGAAAGGTGTGGTAGAGCTGAGTCCACAGCTTTTCGGTCTCCAGCGGATCGCGCCCCAGCAGCAACGGCGCATAGGCCGCCACCATCGCCGCATTCGGCCCGGTCGGGCCCAAACATTCACCCCAGCCAATCAGGCCATTGTCGCATTCGATTTCGACCAGCATATGCTGGCGACGATCAAAACGCGCCGAGGCGCTTTCAAAGGCTTGCTCCAACCGATGGTCCAGCACATAGGTATCGACGCGAGTAATCTTCATGCGCGGTGCTGCTCAATCAGTTCCTTCAGCATCCCCGCCTCGTAGTCGGTCAAATCGGTCAAGGGCGCGCGCACCGGGCCGGCGTCAAACCCGACTGCGCGAACTCCGGACTTGATCGCCGACACCGCGTAGCCTTTTTTGCGGTTGCGAATTTGCATAAAAGGATAGAAAAACGATTGCAGGATCTGCTCGGTCCGGGGCCGGTTACCCGCGCGCAGTTCGCGGTAAAACTCGCACGCCAAGCCCGGTACGAAATTGAACACCGCCGACGAATAGGTGGTGAAACCGGCGCCTAAATAGGCCTCGGCAAACAGCTCCGCCGTCGGCATGCCACCGAGGTAAGTCAGCCGATCCCCCATTTCAACCGTGATCTGGCGGACCAAGCCAATATCGCCCGTGCCGTCCTTGAACCCGATCAGGTTCGGGCACACATCGCACAGGCGCTTTAAGGTGTCGGGCAACAACACGCTGTTGCCGCGGTTATAGACCATGACACCGACCGAGACCGCGTCACACACCGCCTTGATATGGGCATACAGGCCCTCTTGCGGGGCATCAATCAAGTAATGCGGCAGCAACAAAATGCCGTCGGCACCGGCCGCTTCGGCTTGCTGGGCAATACGCACCGCCATCGCGGTGCCGTAGCCACAGCCGGCGATGATTGGGGTGTCACCCGCGGCGGCTTTGGCGCTGCGGACAATCGTTGGAATTTCACTCGGATCCAGCGAGAAAAGCTCGCCAGTGCCGCCGGCGGCAAACAAAGCAGTCGCTTCAAATCCGGACAGCCAATTGACGTGGCGCTCGTAGACGTTGGCATTAAAGCGATCTTGGTCATCAAAGGGTGTGACCGGGAAAGACAACAGGCCTGCGCCTAATGCCGACTTTAATTGGGTGGGATCCATGTGCGTTACCCTTGGTTATTGTTTGTGAATTCGAGTCTAGCCGGGCGCGGCGAGCTGTCAACAACTTGTATTACAAGTTTCACTCAATCATGGCGCGGTAGCGCACACTGCTGCCCTCAAGGTGGGCGCGCATCGCTGCCCGCGCAGCGCCTGGATCGCTCTGGCTAATGGCCGATGCAATGGCCTCGTGCTCGCCCTGAATTTTACGCAAATAATCGGCCGAGACCTGGTCCTCGCCCTCGCCTGAAATTCGGCGGCGCGGGATGATGCTGCTGCCGATCATGTTCAAAAATTCGGCAAAGCGCGGATTGTTGGTCGCCAAGGCAATGCTCTGGTGAAAGGCAAAGTCGGCGTCCGCGGTGGGTTCGGCCCGGTCCAACGCGCTCTGAAAGGTAGCGCAGGCTTCCAGTACCCGCCCCTCTTGAGCCGGTGAGCGACGTTCGGCCGCCAGCCCCGCCGCCTCTATCTCGACCGCCGCACGCAACTCCAACAATTCGATCGCCGACGACACCCGGCTGGGATCCACTGGCTTCAACAACTCGTTGCCAAACCGGGTCTGGCGGATGACATACACACCCGCACCTTGACGCGATTGGACCAGCCCGCACGCACGCAAGACCGCGATCGCCTCGCGCACCACCGTTCGGCTGACGCCGTGGGTGGCAGCCAAACTGGATTCGCTCGGCAGTCGGTCGCCGACGGCGAGGGCGCCGCTGGCCAGCAGTTGCTCCAATCCGGCCGCGATGGCACGGGCTTTGGTTTGCGCGGGACTGGCGGCTGGCTTCACGGGGGTACCTCGGGTGTGGTGGGTGAACTGAACGCGCAGTCTCGAATATTCCAACGGCGACGACAAGTCGCTAAAATCTGTGATACAAATTAAAGGCTTTTTATTGAACCGATCCACTGCGAGATAACTTTGAAAAAACTGTTGATTACGGGCGCCGCCGGCGGGCTGGGACAGCTACTGCTGGAGCCACTTGGCCAGCTTGCCGACTCCCTTCGCCTGACCGATATTGTTGACGCCAGCGACCGCGCCCAGGGCCACGAATTCATCCGTGGGGATCTGGCGGACGCGGCGTTTGTCGATGCCGCAGTCGCCGGCTGCGATGGCATTTTGCACTTGGGCGGCATTTCGGTTGAAGACCAGTTTGAGAAAATTCTGAGCGCTAACATTGCCGGCCTGAACAACCTGTATGTTGCGGCACAGCGCCACGGCCAACCGCGCATTATTTTCGCCAGTTCCAACCACACCATCGGATTCCATCCCAGTGGCGCGCGCCTTGATGTGCACTCGCCGACCCGTCCCGACAGCTTTTATGGCGTATCCAAGTGCTTTGGTGAGTCGCTGGCGTCGATGTATTATGAGAAAACCGGCCAGCAAACGGCGCTGGTTCGGATCGGATCCTGCGTCCCCAAGCCGCTGGATATCCGGATGCTGTCGACTTGGCTGAGCCCGCGTGATTTTATAGATTTGATTGCGCGGATTTTTGCGGTCGACACGCTAGGGTGCCCGATTATTTACGGCGCCTCGGCGAACGGCCAAGGCTGGTGGGATAACCGCCATGTTGACTGGCTGGGATGGCACCCCCAAGACGACGGCGAAACCTTTCGCAGCGAAATTGAAGCGCGCACCAGCGCAGCCGATCGTGCCGAACTACTCATTCACCAGGGCGGCCGTTTCGTCACGGCGCCACTGCCCCACTTATCATAGGACTGAACAATGCTGACCGGAAAACACCTGATCGCGGGCCAATGGATGGACGCCGCCGACACCTTTGACTCATCACCCGCCAGCGGCCCCGCACACCGTTTTTATAGCGGTACGCCGGCGCTGGTCGATCAGGCTGTCAAGGCCGCCGAAGCTGCCTACGAAAGCTATGCGTTTTTGCCCGACGCGACCCGCGCTGCGTTTTTGAACCGCATTGCCGATGAAATCGAAGCCCGTGGCGATGAAATCACCGAAATTGGCGTCCAAGAAACCGGCCTGCCCGCGGCCCGACTGCAGGGCGAGCGCGGCCGCACCACGGGCCAATTACGGTTATTTGCCAGCCATATCTTAGCCGGCGACTACTTGGATGTGCGCCATGACGAAGCGCTGCCCGAGCGCGCGCCACTGCCGCGGCCGGATCTGTGGTTGATGCAGCGCCCGGTCGGCCCCGTGGCCGTGTTCGGCGCGTCAAACTTTCCCTTGGCATTTTCCACCGCCGGCGGCGACACCGCCTCGGCACTGGCCGCCGGTTGCCCGGTCGTGGTTAAGGGTCACTCGGCCCACCCCGGCACCGGCGAATTGGTGGCCCAGGCCATTGACGCCGCGATCAAGGCACTGGATCTGGATCCCGGTGTGTTCTCGTTGGTCCAGGGCGGCAACCGCAGCGTCGGCGAGGCACTGGTCCAGCATCCGCTGATTCAGGCCGTTGGGTTCACCGGCTCGCTGGGCGGCGGACGCGCCCTGTTCGATTTGTGTGCACAACGCCCGACCCCCATACCGTTCTTTGGCGAACTGGGATCGGTCAACCCAATGTTTGTGCTGGCGGATGCGCTCGATGCCCGCGGCGCCCAGATCGGGGCCGGCTGGGCCGCGTCATTGGCCATGGGTGCGGGCCAGTTCTGTACCAACCCCGGCGTTGCCGTGGTGGTCGCAGGCGACGGATTCGACGCCTTCCAGCAAGCGGTGTTGGACGGCTTACAGGCGACCCCCGATCAGACCATGCTGACCGACGGCATCGCCCAAGCCTACCGTGACGGCAGTGCCCACATTCAATCCATTGAAGGTGTGGAGCAATTGATCGGCGCCGAATGCGGCATCCGTGCGGCCGCGCCCTACCTGTTCAGCGTCGACGCCGCCACCTGGTTGGCGGCCGAGGCGTTATCGGAAGAGGTCTTCGGTCCGCTGGGCATCATTGTTCGCGCCGAATCAGCCGAGCAAATGCAGCAGATCGCCCGCGGGCTAAAAGGCCAGCTGACCTGTACCTTGCACCTGGACGATGGCGACCATGCGGTGGCGGCGGCGCTGTTGCCGGTGCTGGAACGCAAGGCCGGGCGACTGCTGGCGAATGGTTTCCCAACCGGCGTCGAAGTCAGCGACACCATGGTTCACGGCGGGCCCTACCCGGCCTCGACCAACTTCGGTGCGACCTCGGTCGGAACCATGGCGATCCGCCGCTTTATGCGCCCAGTGTGCTACCAAAACATGCCGGCTGACTTGCGTCACAGCCAGTTGCGGTAGGTCATATGTCCCGCTGCATTTTGGTCATGGGCGTTTCCGGCACCGGTAAATCGACGCTGGGAGGCGCCCTCGCCACACGGTTAGGTGGGCGCTTTGTTGACGCCGACGATCATCACTCGGCGGCTAATGTGGCCAAGATGAGTGCGGGTCAGGGACTGACGGATGATGATCGCTGGCCTTGGTTGGCGCAGGTCGCGGCGGTCTCCCAGCCGCGCGCGAATGAAACCGTGGTACTCGCATGTTCCGCGCTAAAAGCCAGCTACCGTGATCGTTTACGCGACACCATTCCCGGGTTAGCGGTGGTCTTTATTGACGGCGATGCCGACACCCTGCACGCGCGTTTATCGGCGCGCAGCGACCATTTCATGCCGCCCAGTCAAGTCGCCCTGCAATTGCAAACGTTGGAGGTTCCCACTCCGAACGAGCTGCTGTGCGCGGTGGGGCTGGATGACCCGACCTCACAGCAAGTTCGGACCATCGAGCGCGCACTGTCCCGATAGCGGCCGCAACCAATGCCGCCAGCTCTGAATCCGGCGGCATTAGCTGCGCGCATCCTCAGTGGCTAACGGTAAACCTCGGGGTCAGCGCCGCTCATTTAAACGATCCCGGACGACAAGGTCTTGGCAGCTGGGCGGTCGATTCCACACTGCGCACGGTAACCACTGGCGCGATAGGCGATAACCGGATCAATTGCACCACCACTTTGATAGCGCGCCATTTGTAAAATTGGCTCCACATCAAGGTTGTAGGCGGCCTTAAGGGTCGCCTGGGCCATCATCGGGTCATTGTCATCTTGAAAGGCTGCCAATGCCTCGCGGTCGATAAGTGAGGCCTTAACAAAAGCGCGCTGCACTTCGGCTGCGCTATAGATCAAGCTTTCTATCGGGTCCGTCACGTTGTGGGACTGATCGAGCATGTAAAACGGCGAAAATGGTCGCCCGCTCATTTCAAGGTTCACCAGCTCATTGAAAACCAGGAACAACTGATAAGGATTAATTGAACCACTGTCTAGGTCATCATCGCCGTACTTGCTGTCATTAAAGTGGAACCCCCCAAGCTTTCCAAACTGAGCTAAACGCGCCACGATCATTTCGATATTAACATTGGGCGCATGATGACCAAGATCCACCAAACACGCACAGCGTTGACCAATTTCGGTCGCCGCCAAGTACGAACTGCCCCAATCCTGAATCACCGTCGAGTAAAACGCCGGCTCAAAGATTTTGTGTTCAAGTAACATTTTCCAATCGTCCGGAAGTGCTTGATACACCGACTTAGTTGACTCCAGGTAGCGCTCAAATGTTCGCGTAAAATCTTGCTGCCCTGGAAAATTAGAGCCGTCGCCGACCCACACCGTCAACGCGCTCGATCCAAGTTTTTGACCGAGTTCAATGACCTCGATGTTATGCGCAATCGCTTGCTCTCGTGCGCCCTTGTCAGCACTGCTCAAACTGCCGTACTTATAGGAGTGCGGCTGATCTAGCTGATCCTGAAAGGTATTTGAGTTCATGGCATCGAATGCCATGTCGCGCTCGGTGGCAAAACCCAACAACTCGCTGGGGTCGGACGGCGTATCCCATGGGATATGTAAGGAGATAGTCGGCGTGGCTGCGCCTAACTGATGAACGACCGCGCAATCGCTAACCTTTTCAAAAATATTGCGTGGTTCACCTGGGCCGGGGAATCGGGCAAATCGCGTGCCCCCGGTCCCCAACCCCCATGACGGCAGCGCCACGGCAAAGCCCTTGGCACGTGCCACCATGGCATCGGCGTCAACGCCAACACGCGCTAGCTTCACGCTCAACGCAGCAAAGTCGTCCTCTACGCCAGTCACCAGGCGCTCGTTGTGCTCTTGCACCAACTGTTGGTCAATCATTTTCATAGCGTTGTGTCCTGGGTTAGCGAGTAAACGAAGGCGCATGGCCCGCGTCGACATTTAGAATGTTGCCGGTTGATTTAGCCGACTGATCAGAAACGAAGAAGTAAACGCCATTGGCGATGTCCTCAGGGAATACATTGCGTTTAAGCATGCTTCGGGCGCGGTAGTGCTCCTCAAGACTATCGGCGTCAAGGTTGTATGCACTCGCGCGTTCCTCTTTCCATTTACCGGACCAAATTTTGGATCCGCGTAACACCGCATCCGGGTTAACCACGTTTGAGCGAATACCGTGCACGGCACCTTCCAATGCGACGCATCGAGACAGCTGAATTTCAGCCGCTTTGGCGACACAATAAGCTGACGCATTGGCTGATGCGACCAAGCCATTTTTGCTAGCCACAAAAACGAACTCACCACCGATGCCCTGGCTCGTCATCGACCTAAATCCCTCTCGCGCGACTAAAAAATAGCCGGTCGATAAAATCGATTGATTGAACTCCCAGCTCTCTAAGGTGGTTTCTTCCAAGGGCGCCGACGAGGCGATACCGGCATTGGACACAACCACGTCAACACCACCGAATCGTTGCGCGCAGTATCCAAATGCGCCGATCACGTCATCCTCATCAGTTACGTTCATCGCAAAACCGTCTACTTGATCCGCGCCATACACATCCGACAACTCAGCCACAGTGGCCTCTAAGCTTGCTTGGTCGATATCCGTCAATAGCACACACGCGCCCTCACTCAACAACCGCACGGCGGACGCTTTACCGATACCACCCGCACCGCCCGTGATCACGGCGATACGACCGGCCAAGCTCTTGGGCTTGGGCATTCGCTGTAACTTCGCCTCTTCCAGCAACCAATACTCGATGTCAAAGGCTTCCTGTTCCGGCAGCCCCATGTACTCGTCAACACTGCTTGCGCCACGCATGACGTTGATGGCGTTAACATAAAACTCACCGGCAATTCGAGCCGTCGCTTTATCCTTGGCAAAGGTGAACATACCAACACCAGGCACTAGGTAGACAACTGGGTTGGCATCACGTATCGGCGGACTGTCAGCCCGCTTGCAGCGCGAATAGTAGGCGCTGTAGTCCGCTCGATAGTGCTCCAACGCCGCGTCTAGTTGTTCGATAACATCGTCGACATTCGGTTGATCAGGCTGAAACCCGAGCACCAGCGGCTTGATCTTAGTTCGCAAAAAATGGTCAGGGCATGAGGTGCCCAGTTCTGCCAGCTCTTTTAGTTGTGCGCTGTTAACAAACTCAAGCACCTCTGAGCTGTCATTAAAATGGCCGACCTGACGCTGGTCAGCACTGCTCTTGCCTCGAATTACCGGCATCAAACGCTCAGCAACCCGCAAACGCTGATCCGGCAGCAACGCGTGAGTCCGTGCGCCGCCAAAAACTAGTGCCGGATCGATTTTTCGATCCAACCAGGCCTGCGCTTTGTTAATCATGGCAAGCGACAGGGCATAGCAATCCTTGGACGAATCGGCCCAGGTGAACAGCCCATGAGCTTCAAGTACAACACCTTTAAGTGATGGATTTTCACGAGCAATCTGCTCCAGGTCCAACCCCAACTGGAACCCTGGACGGCGCCACGGCAACCAACCAATATCGTCACCAAAAACCTCAGCTGTAATCGCTTTGCTGTTACGGCTCGCAGCAATCGCAATCACCGAATCAGGGTGCAAGTGATCCACATGCTTAAATGGCACATACGAGTGCAAGGGCGTATCGATACTGGCGGCACGAGTGTTCAGGTTAAATGTGCAGTGAGGCAAGTAGCCGACCATCTCGTCTTCGTGTTCGACCCCGCGATATAACCCTTTTAGATGATTTAGCTTGTCAAGGTAAAGCGTCGCGAAACCGCCCAAATCCATACTGCCGATATCGCCACCAGAGCCCTTGACCCACAAAACAGCCGCCGTTTCACCCGTCACCGGATCGACACTGTCCACCTTCGCAGACGTGTTTCCGCCCCCGTAGTTGGTTACACGCTTATCGGATCCAAGTAGATTCGAGCGGTATTGAAGTAACTCAGGCTCGCTCATCGACTCGGCTACGTTGTCGTCCCACATGTTAGGGACCAGATTTACTGCGTGCTCATGACCGCTCATGTAGGTTGCTCCTGATTATAATCGTTGTATGAAAGCGAAGGCTGCGCGCTTGACTCCGGCATTTCGGCCCAGACCAGCACACGACATGCAATGAATGCTAATGACTGAGATTGATCGTTTCAACCATTATATTGATTAAGTTCAGTCAAAGGCGGTTATTTACGATCAAAAGTGCTTGTATTTTGAAATAACATGAAAGATATTGATTGGAGAGAGGCCCTGATGCACGAAATTGAACGACACAGAATCATAAAAGCCGAGACTACATCTCGACCTGTTGTCACCGTCGGCTACTTGGTCGAATTGCTCGGAGCCTCGGAGGCCACCATTCGGCGCGACATCGCCTACTTACATAAAGAAGGCTTGTTAAGGCGAGTACGCGGCGGGGCCGAAGCACTGCGGCCACCGACGACAACGAATCTTGCGGGCCGACCATTTTCGGTGACACAGGCCATAAACGCCAAGATTAAGCGCGGCATCGCCAAACAGGCCGCGACACTGTGTACCGAGGGCGATTCGATCATCATCGGCGGCGGCAGTACCGCTTTTATGATGGCGGAGCATATACGAGACAGGCGATTGCAAGTCATGACCAACTCCTTTGTCATCGCGGAGTACTTGGTCAAAAACAGCAATTGCACGGTGACCCTTCCGGCTGGAAAGGTATATCGAGATCAAAACCTGATCTTGAGTCCTTTTGACCAGGATGGCTCCTTCGGGTTTTACGCGTCGAAAATCTTCTTTGGCGCACAAGGTATTGGGCCTTTGGGCGTGGTCGAAACCGACCCCCAAATTGCCCAGGGAACGACTCGTTTGCTTCGTCAAGCTGAGCGAAGAGTCCTTCTGATAGACAGCTCCAAATTTAGCCAGCGAAGTAGTCTTATCGTGAGCCAGCTGGCGGACTTGGATGTTGTGATCACAGACGCCGGCGCAGATAAAAGCGCGCGCGCCTTGATCCAAGAGCACGGTTGCCAACTGATCATCACCGATGATCAGGCAACCGAAAACTAGAGACTCGGCTTCGCCAGAGGGTCTCGGACAACAAAAATAAGGTTGATGGAGATCACTACCATGGCATTAAAAAAAATACTGGCATCTGCAATTGTTGCTACCGGCCTAGCGACCGCTGGCGTTGCACAAGCTGATGACGTTCGCATTGGCCTCGTCGTCAAAGCATTGGGAATCGGCTTTTTCGAAGCCGCTGCAGAGGGTGCCGAAGAAGCCGCAAAGGAACTGGGCGGCGTCGAAGTCATCTACACAGGGCCAACCACCACGACAGCGGAAGGTCAAATTGAGGTAATCAATTCATTAATAGCACAGCGTGTAGACGCCATTGCAGTATCCGCTAACGACACGGACGCTCTGGTGCCGACGCTGAAAAAAGCACAGCAACGGGGCATCAAAGTTATCTCGTGGGATTCTGGAGTCGCTGTTGAAGGACGCAGTGTGCACTTGAACCCGTCTAGCAATGCTTTAATCGGCGAAATGAACATCAAACTTGCTGATGAAGCTGTGAAAGCAACGGGTTCATCGAATGGCCAGATCGCCATTTTGAGTGCAACCCCAACGTCTACAAACCAGAATATCTGGATTGAAGAGATGAAAAAAGTTCTGCCG is from Litorivicinus lipolyticus and encodes:
- a CDS encoding YceI family protein; the encoded protein is MKMTLISAALLASSTAFAGDYKIDETHSVATFLISHLGFAKLPGRFNEMAGTYRHADDFSTVELSVTVNAASVDTNHGKRDEHLAGPDFFDSRQYPEITFVSTNYAGDAAGGVLSGDLTMMGVTKTVAFDVVVEGEGDDPWGNYRQGLTASTTLDRTEYGMNYGVPGIPAEFDVVVYIEGVRQ
- a CDS encoding mandelate racemase/muconate lactonizing enzyme family protein — its product is MKITRVDTYVLDHRLEQAFESASARFDRRQHMLVEIECDNGLIGWGECLGPTGPNAAMVAAYAPLLLGRDPLETEKLWTQLYHTFRDQGQRGISVTALSGIDVALWDIKGKFFDVPVSTLLGGRFRESVKAYATGSFRKDGVDPVADIAAEVAGYRDQGFHAVKIKIGFDVEQDLEIIRTVRDVIGPDMRLMIDGNHGYDVIEAIEVGRRAAPHRIDWFEEPVLPELLAAYAEVKAGQPIPVAGGETWHGRWGMQAPVEQRCIDILQPDLCGAGGFSECRRIADFAGLHGIRLVPHVWGTAVQIAASLQFIAAMVPSPPRRNPIEPILEFDRTENPFRQAVVTTPIEHVKGVVAIPSGPGLGIEINRDAVAEFSVCRP
- the kdgD gene encoding 5-dehydro-4-deoxyglucarate dehydratase; translated protein: MDPTQLKSALGAGLLSFPVTPFDDQDRFNANVYERHVNWLSGFEATALFAAGGTGELFSLDPSEIPTIVRSAKAAAGDTPIIAGCGYGTAMAVRIAQQAEAAGADGILLLPHYLIDAPQEGLYAHIKAVCDAVSVGVMVYNRGNSVLLPDTLKRLCDVCPNLIGFKDGTGDIGLVRQITVEMGDRLTYLGGMPTAELFAEAYLGAGFTTYSSAVFNFVPGLACEFYRELRAGNRPRTEQILQSFFYPFMQIRNRKKGYAVSAIKSGVRAVGFDAGPVRAPLTDLTDYEAGMLKELIEQHRA
- a CDS encoding FadR/GntR family transcriptional regulator; the encoded protein is MKPAASPAQTKARAIAAGLEQLLASGALAVGDRLPSESSLAATHGVSRTVVREAIAVLRACGLVQSRQGAGVYVIRQTRFGNELLKPVDPSRVSSAIELLELRAAVEIEAAGLAAERRSPAQEGRVLEACATFQSALDRAEPTADADFAFHQSIALATNNPRFAEFLNMIGSSIIPRRRISGEGEDQVSADYLRKIQGEHEAIASAISQSDPGAARAAMRAHLEGSSVRYRAMIE
- a CDS encoding NAD-dependent epimerase/dehydratase family protein; this encodes MKKLLITGAAGGLGQLLLEPLGQLADSLRLTDIVDASDRAQGHEFIRGDLADAAFVDAAVAGCDGILHLGGISVEDQFEKILSANIAGLNNLYVAAQRHGQPRIIFASSNHTIGFHPSGARLDVHSPTRPDSFYGVSKCFGESLASMYYEKTGQQTALVRIGSCVPKPLDIRMLSTWLSPRDFIDLIARIFAVDTLGCPIIYGASANGQGWWDNRHVDWLGWHPQDDGETFRSEIEARTSAADRAELLIHQGGRFVTAPLPHLS
- a CDS encoding aldehyde dehydrogenase (NADP(+)), producing the protein MLTGKHLIAGQWMDAADTFDSSPASGPAHRFYSGTPALVDQAVKAAEAAYESYAFLPDATRAAFLNRIADEIEARGDEITEIGVQETGLPAARLQGERGRTTGQLRLFASHILAGDYLDVRHDEALPERAPLPRPDLWLMQRPVGPVAVFGASNFPLAFSTAGGDTASALAAGCPVVVKGHSAHPGTGELVAQAIDAAIKALDLDPGVFSLVQGGNRSVGEALVQHPLIQAVGFTGSLGGGRALFDLCAQRPTPIPFFGELGSVNPMFVLADALDARGAQIGAGWAASLAMGAGQFCTNPGVAVVVAGDGFDAFQQAVLDGLQATPDQTMLTDGIAQAYRDGSAHIQSIEGVEQLIGAECGIRAAAPYLFSVDAATWLAAEALSEEVFGPLGIIVRAESAEQMQQIARGLKGQLTCTLHLDDGDHAVAAALLPVLERKAGRLLANGFPTGVEVSDTMVHGGPYPASTNFGATSVGTMAIRRFMRPVCYQNMPADLRHSQLR
- a CDS encoding gluconokinase; translation: MSRCILVMGVSGTGKSTLGGALATRLGGRFVDADDHHSAANVAKMSAGQGLTDDDRWPWLAQVAAVSQPRANETVVLACSALKASYRDRLRDTIPGLAVVFIDGDADTLHARLSARSDHFMPPSQVALQLQTLEVPTPNELLCAVGLDDPTSQQVRTIERALSR
- the rhaI gene encoding L-rhamnose catabolism isomerase; translated protein: MKMIDQQLVQEHNERLVTGVEDDFAALSVKLARVGVDADAMVARAKGFAVALPSWGLGTGGTRFARFPGPGEPRNIFEKVSDCAVVHQLGAATPTISLHIPWDTPSDPSELLGFATERDMAFDAMNSNTFQDQLDQPHSYKYGSLSSADKGAREQAIAHNIEVIELGQKLGSSALTVWVGDGSNFPGQQDFTRTFERYLESTKSVYQALPDDWKMLLEHKIFEPAFYSTVIQDWGSSYLAATEIGQRCACLVDLGHHAPNVNIEMIVARLAQFGKLGGFHFNDSKYGDDDLDSGSINPYQLFLVFNELVNLEMSGRPFSPFYMLDQSHNVTDPIESLIYSAAEVQRAFVKASLIDREALAAFQDDNDPMMAQATLKAAYNLDVEPILQMARYQSGGAIDPVIAYRASGYRAQCGIDRPAAKTLSSGIV